GAAGAAGGAGAACGCCTTGGCGACCTTCTCCGGGCTGCCCGCGACCACGAGGGTGTCGCCGGGGAACACGCGGAAGTCGGGCGCCGGCGCGGGGTTGGCCGCGTCGCCGCGGACCACGGCCACCACCGTGAGCCCGACGATCCCGCGGTCGGCGGGCTTGCCGAGCTGCTGCCCGGCGATGTGGTCGTCGTAGTCGACGGTGAACCAGTCGATCGAGAGGCCGGGGATCTGGTCGAGCGCGGTGAGCGACTCCGTGATCTGGGTGCCGCCGAGCAGCTCGGCCAGGGTGTGCGCCTCGTCGTCGTTGAGGCGGAGGCTCACCTTGGCGCCGTCCTGGTCGCCCTCCGCGAACGTGATCAGGTCGCTGTGGCCGGAGCGGTGGGCGATGACGCCGACCTTGCCCCCGTCGGCCGTCAGGAACGTGTGCAGAACGCCGACTCCGGGCAGCTTGACCCTGCGGACCTCGACCATGCGTGCTCCATCCGCGCCTCGCGGCGCTCCTACCTCGGGGACCCTCCCAGCTTAGGCGCGCCCACCGTCGCCCCCGCGGCCGTTCGCCGGAGGGGAACGCCGAGGGAACCCCCATCCGTCGAGGCCGCCCGTTGCAGCGGTCCCTCTCGACGGTCCGGGGTTCCCTCGAGCGGTGAGGCGTCAGCTGGGCTGGTAGGGCGCGACGACGACCTCGACGCGCTGGAACTCCTTGAGGTCGGAGTAGCCGGTGGTCGCCATCGAGCGGCGGAGCGCTCCGATCAGGTTGGCGGTGCCGTTCGAGTCGGTCGCGGGGCCGTAGAGGACCTGCTCGAGGGTGCCGACCGTGCCGACCTGCACGCGGCGGCCGCGGGGAAGCTGCTGGTGGTGCGCCTCCTGGCCCCAGTGCCAGCCGCCGCCGGGAGCGTCGGTGGCGCGCGCGAGAGCCGATCCGAGCATGACGGCGTCGGCGCCGACCGCCACGGCCTTCACGATGTCGCCGGACGTGCCGAGGCCGCCGTCGGCGATGACGTGCACATAGCGTCCGCCCGACTCGTCGAGGTAGTCGCGGCGAGCGCCGGCGACGTCGGCGACCGCGGTCGCCATCGGAGCCTGGATGCCCAGCGTGGCGCGCGTGGTCGACGCGGCGCCGCCTCCGAAGCCGACGAGCACGCCCGCCGCTCCGGTGCGCATGAGGTGCAGGGCGGCCGTGTAGGTCGAGGCCCCGCCGACGATCACGGGCACGTCGAGCTCGTAGATGAACTTCTTGAGGTTGAGCGGCTCCTTGTCGCGCGAGACGTGCTCGGCCGACACGGTGGTGCCGCGGATGACGAACACGTCGACTCCCGCGTCGACGACCGTCTGGTACAGCTCGGCGGTGCGCTGCGGCGACAGGGCGCCGGCGACCGTCACGCCCGCGGCGCGGATCTCGTTGAGGCGCGCCGTCACCAGCTCGGGCTTGATCGGCTCCGAGTAGATCTCCTGCATGCGCTGCGTCGCGCGCTCGGCGGGCAGCTCGCGGATCTCGGCGAGCAGCGGCTCCGGGTCCTCGTAGCGCGTCCACAGACCCTCGAGGTCGAGCACCCCGAGCGCCCCGAGCCGCCCGAGCGTGATGGCCGTCGCGGGCGACACCACCGAGTCCATCGGCGCCGCGAGGATCGGAGTCTCGAACTGGTAGGCGTCGATCGCCCACTTCACCGACACCACTTCGGGATCCCTCGTCCGCCGGCTCGGGACGACGGCGATGTCGTCGAAGGCGTAGGCACGGCGGGCGCGCTTGCTTCGCCCGATCTCGATCTCAGTCACCGGACGAGTTTACCGGTGCTCGCCGGCCACGCGCCTCACTGCGCTCGTTGCACGGCCGCGGTCGGCCTCCCGACGTGGTCACGTGCGCCCGTTCGGCGCACGCCCGGACGCAGTCGCGGTGGGCGAAGCCCACTCGCGCTGCCGAGAGCAGACGCAGTCGCGGTGGGCGAAGCCCACTCGCGCTGCCGAGAGCAGGCGCAGTCGCGGCGAGGCTCCGCCTCGCTCGCGCTGCGTCCCTCGGTCACCAGCAGGCTGCCGCGCCTCCGGGAGAGGTGGCGGATCGCGACGGCGGCCCCTCCGGCGTGGTGGGCGTATGGGCCGAAGGCCCATCGGGCAGAGGGGCCGCCGTCGCGATCCGCCGCCGGCCCCTCACCAGAAGCAGACCCTCAGCGCCGGTAGTTCGGCGCCTCCACCACCATCTGCACATCATGCGGATGCGACTCCTTGAGCCCCGCCGCCGTGATCCGCACGAACTTCCCGCGCTCCTTGAGCTCCGAGATCGTCCGCGCCCCCACGTAGAACATCGACTGCCGCAGCCCGCCGGCGAGCTGGTACGCCACGTTCGCGAGCGGTCCGCGGTACGGCACCTGCCCCTCGATGCCCTCGGCGATCAGCTTGTCGTCGGTCGGCACGTCCGACTGGAAGTAGCGGTCCTTCGAGTAGGAGGTGCGCTCGCCGCGGGTCTGGAGGGCGCCGAGGGAGCCCATGCCGCGGTAGTTCTTGAACTGCTTGCCGTTCTGGAAGACGAGGTCGCCGGGGCTCTCCTCGCAGCCGGCGAGGAGCGAGCCGAGCATGACGGTGTCGGCGCCGGCCACGAGGGCCTTGGCGATGTCTCCGGAGTACTGGAGGCCGCCGTCGGCGATGACCGGGACGCCGGCCTCGCGGGCGGCGAGGGACGCCTCGTAGACGGCGGTGACCTGGGGCACGCCGACGCCCGCGACGACGCGCGTGGTGCAGATCGAGCCGGGGCCGACTCCGACCTTGATGGCGTCGGCGCCGGCGTCGACGAGCGCCTGGGCGCCGGAGCGGGTGGCGACGTTGCCGCCGATGACGTCGACTCCTGCGAAGGCGGGGTCGGCCTTGAGGCGGCGGATGATGTCGAGGACGCCGGCGGAGTCGCCATTGGCCGTGTCGACGACGATCACGTCGACTCCGGCCTCGAGGAGTGCGGTGGCGCGCTGCCAGGCGTCGCCGAAGAAGCCGATGGCGGCCCCGACGCGGAGGCGTCCGGAGGCGTCCTTCGTGGCGTTGGGGTACTGCTCCGACTTGTCGAAGTCCTTGACCGTGATGAGCCCGGCGAGCTTGCCCTGCTCGTCCACGAGGGGCAGCTTCTCGATCTTGTGCTGCGCGAACAGCGCGATGACCTCGCTGTCGGGGATGCCGACGCGACCGGTGATGAGTCCGGAGCTGGTCATCACGTCGCGGACGAGGGTCGAGGCCTTCTCGAACGGCGAGACGAAGCGCATGTCGCGGTTGGTGATGATGCCGACGAGGACGCCGGTGGAGTCGACGACGGGGAGTCCGCTGATGCGGTACTGCCCGCAGAGCTCGTCGACCTGGGCGACGGTCGCGTCGGGGGTCGTGGTGACGGGGTTCGAGACCATCCCCGACTCGCTGCGCTTCACGCGGTCGACCTGGTCGGCCTGGTCGGCGATCGAGAGGTTGCGGTGCAGGATGCCGATCCCGCCCTGGCGCGCCATGGCGATCGCCATCCGCGCCTCGGTGACCGTGTCCATGGCCGCCGAGAGGAGGGGGGTGGCGACGGTGATCCGCTTGGTGAGCCGGGAGGTCGTGTCGGCCTCGCTCGGGATGACGTCGGTGTGCCCGGGGAGGAGCATGACGTCGTCGTAGGTGAGTCCGAGGAATCCGAAGGGATCCGGCTGGTCCATCAAGGCCCCTTAATCAGGTCGACAGCGGCTGCCCGGGAGGAGGGAGGAGGGCGTCCGGTCCCGAGTGCCCGGATGCTCAATCTTAAGCGCCGGGGCGGGCCGTCTATTCCGCAGGGACGGAGGGCCAGGAGCGCAAGCACTGCGGTTCCCGCACGCGGGAGCGCTCTCCGCCCCGCATAATGTCGTCACGCGTACGTGCCGACGGGGAAACACCACCGACACATGCGGAACGTATGGTCAACCAACGTTGTTTGACGACGGCGATTCGGCCCTGCCCGGAGACCCCATCCGTCTGTGCACCCTGACGAGAGGTAGACGTCTTGCTCACAGCCAGCCGTTCGACGCGCCACAAGCGCTCGACGACCCTGCATCCGACGGACCGGGAGGCGCCCCGTGGATAGGAGACCCCCGCGATTCCGCGTCGTCCGCGACCGCCTGCTCGCGCTCGGCCTGCTCGCCGCGACCCTCACCGGTCTCGCCGCCGCCGCGCCCGCCGCACTCGCCGAAACGACCGCCGACCAGTCGATCATCGCCTGGGTCCGCGTCCAGGGCACGAACGAGAACCTCGCCGGCGTGACCGTCGAGATCGCCGGTGACGCCTCCGCGACGGTGACCACCGGCGACGACGGCCGGGCCACGTTCCCGCTCGACGCCGCGGGCACGTACACCGTGACGGTCGACGAGCAGACGCTCCCCGCCGACAAGGGCTACCCGGCCGCCGGTCAGAACCCGAAGGAGGTGAAGATCGTCGCCTCGCAGAACCAGATCGTGAACTTCATCGTCTCGACGGCGAACCCGATCGGCTCCGGGGCGACCGCACCGGTCCCGACGGACTCCGCGTCCCCCACCACTCCCGCCACCGAGGGCACCACCGGCAACGGCGCGACCAACCCCGACGGCACCTCGAACGCGATCACGCCGCCCGTGTCGGCCGACACCTTCTGGATCATCTTCTGGCCCAAGGTCGTCACCGGTCTGATCTTCGGCCTCCTGATCGCCCTCGCCGCGATCGGCGCCTCGCTGATCTACGGCGTGACGGGGCTGAACAACTTCGCCCACGGCGAGCTGGTCACCTTCGGCGCCCTGATGGCCTACCTCTTCTCGGGCGTCTTCGGGCTGCCCGCGCTGCTCGCGATCCCGTTAGCGGTGATCCTCGGAGGCGCCTTCGGCTTCGCGCAGGACGGCCTGCTCTGGAAGCCGCTGCGCAAGAAGGGCATCCAGCTGATCCCGCTGATGATCGTCACGATCGGCCTCTCGCTCGCGCTGCGCTACACCTTCGTGTTCTTCTTCGGCGCCGACCGCCTGTCGCTCCCCAACAGCACCGCTCCGTTCTTCACGGTGCCCGAGCTCGGGATCAGCCTGAAGTTCACCGACCTCGTCGGTGCGGTCGTCGGGGTCATCTGCATCGTGGGCGTCGCCCTGGTGCTGACCAAGACCAAGATCGGCAAGGCGATGCGCGCGGTGTCCGACAACCGGGCCCTCGCCTCCGCCTCGGGCATCAACGTCGAGCGCGTCATCCGAGTGGTCTGGGTGCTCTCGGGCGCCCTGGCCGCACTCGCGGGCGTCTACATCGGCTACTACCAGTCGCTGCGCTGGGACACCGGAGCGTCGATCCTGCTGCTGATCTTCGCGGCGATCACGCTCGGCGGGCTCGGCTCCGCCTACGGAGCGCTGGTCGGCTCGCTCATCATCGGCCTGATGATGAACATCTCGACGATCTGGATCCCGGAGAACCTCAAGTACGTGGCTCCGCTCGTCCTCATGATCATCATCCTGCTGGTCAGGCCGCAGGGAATCCTCGGTCGCAAGGAACGGATCGGCTGACACCATGAATCTCAACTTCATCTGGCTGGCGATCGGGCAGATCGTCGACCCCACCGTCGCCGCGTACGCGCTGGCGACCATCGGCCTGGTCATCCACTTCGGATTCACGGGACTGCTCAACTTCGGACAGGCCGGCTTCATGGCGGTGGGCGGCTACGCCTTCGCCATCACCTCGGTCAAGTTCGAGTGGCCCGTCTGGGGCTCCCTGCTCGCGACGATCGTCGCGGCGACGGTGTTCGCGCTGATCCTCGGCATCCCGACGCTGCGCCTGCGCGCCGACTACCTGTCGATCGTGACGATCGCGGCGGCCGAGATCATCCGGCTCTCGGTCAAGACGCCCGAGTTCTCGGCGGTCACCGGAGGCTCGGAGGGCATCAACGGCGCCGCCCGCGCCTTCAACGACCTCAACCCGCTCCCGGAGGGGCGCTGGGGCATCGGTGTCCTGACCTACTCCCAGGACCAGTGGTGGGTGCGCATCGTGGGCTGGACCCTCGTCCTGCTCGCCTGCCTCCTGGTGTTCCTCCTGATGCGCAGCCCCTGGGGCCGTGTCATCAAGGGCATCCGCGAGGACGAGGACGCCGTGCGCTCGCTCGGCAAGAACGTCTTCTCGTACAAGATCCAGGCACTGATCCTCGGCGGCGTGCTGGGCGGCCTGGCCGGAGCGCTGTTCATCCTGCCCCGCTCGCTGCAGCCCGACAACTACGGCACGCAGCTCACGTTCTTCCTCTACACGATCATGCTGCTGGGCGGTGCCGCGACGGTCTTCGGACCGGTCGTCGGCTCGATCATCTTCTGGGTCGTGCTGGGCCTGACCGACGGTCTCCTCACGCTCGGGATCGACACCGGGGTCCTCAACAACGACCTCATCCGCCTCACCACCGTGCAGACCGGCCCGATCCGGTTCATCGTGGTGGGGGTCGCGCTCATGCTCCTGGTGATCTTCAGACCCCAGGGGATCTTCGGCAAGAAGAAGGATCTCCACTTTGCCTAAAACGCCTGTCTCGGACATCACCGAGGACGAGATCGTCCCCGGGGTCAAGAAGAAGGACCCCATCGTCGTCGCCGACAGTGTCAGCCGGCGCTTCGGCGGCCTGACCGCGGTCGACGTGGCTCACGTCGAGATCCCCCGCGGCTCCATCACCGCCCTGATCGGCCCGAACGGTGCCGGCAAGACGACGTTCTTCAACCTGCTGACGGGCTTCGACAAGCCCAACACGGGCCGCTGGAACTTCAAGGGCAAGAACCTCGCGAACGTCCCCGCCTACAAGGTGTCGCGGATGGGCATGGTGCGCACGTTCCAGCTCACCAAGGCCCTCGGCGGCATGACGGTGCTCGAGAACATGCTCCTCGGGGCCAAGGGGCAGAAGGGCGAGAACATCTTCACCTCGCTCATCCGCCCGCTGTGGTCGAAGGAGGAGGAGTCGATCGAGGAGCGCGCGATCCGCCTGCTCGAGAAGTTCAAGCTCGACACCAAGAAGGACGACTACGCGTCGAGCCTCTCGGGCGGCCAGAAGAAGCTGCTCGAGATGGCGCGCGCGCTGATGTCGGATCCCGAGCTGGTCATGCTCGACGAGCCGATGGCCGGCGTGAACCCGGCGCTGACGCAGTCGCTCCTGGGGCACATCGTGAACCTGAAGGACGAGGGCATGACCGTGCTCTTCGTCGAGCACGACATGCACATGGTCAACACCATCGCCGACTGGGTGATCGTGATGGCCGAGGGCAAGGTCGTCGCGGAGGGTCCGCCCTCCACAGTCATGAACGACCAGGCCGTCATCGACGCCTACCTGGGCGCCCACCACGACACCGATCTCGGCACCGTCGAGGGACAGCTCGAGATCGCCGAGGAGATGGAGTCGGACCTCGTGCGCGAGGACGTCGAGAAGCAGGCGCAGGAGGCCGGCATCGTGCCGCCCGCCACGGCGCCCGCCTCTCCGGCGGTCGACTTCGGGAAGGACGAGAAATGAGCGTCGACACGCAGAACACCCTCGAGACGCACGACCTCCACGCGGGGTACGTGCCGGGAGTGAACATCCTGAACGGCTCGAACGTCTACGTGAAGAAGGGCGAGCTCGTCGGCATCATCGGCCCCAACGGCGCCGGCAAGTCGACCCTCCTGAAGGCGATGTTCGGGCTGGTCAACATCCGGCAGGGCACGGTGATCCTGAACGGCGAGGACATCACCGGGCAGAAGGCCGACAAGCTGGTCTCGAAGGGCGTCGGCTTCGTGCCGCAGAACAACAACGTCTTCCCGTCGCTCACCATCGAGGAGAACCTCGAGATGGGCGTCTACCAGAAGCCGAAGACGTACCGCGAGCGCCTCGAGTTCGTCACCGAGCTGTTCCCGGAGCTGTCCAAGCGCCTCAAGCAGCGCTCGGGCTCGCTCTCGGGCGGCGAGCGCCAGATGGTGGCGATGTCCCGGGCCCTGATGATGGACCCGTCGATGCTGCTGCTGGACGAGCCGAGCGCCGGCCTCTCGCCGATGCGCCAGGACGAGACGTTCGTCAACGTCCAGCGGATCAACCGGGCCGGGGTGTCGATCATGATCGTCGAGCAGAACGCGCGCCGCGCGCTGCAGATCTGCGACCGCGGCTACGTGCTCGACCAGGGTCGCGACGCCTACGAGGGCAAGGGGCGCGAGCTCATGAACGACCCCAAGGTGATCGAGCTCTACCTCGGCACGCTCGCGACGACCAACGAGGTCACCACGAGCACGCCCACCGTCGGCGGCTGAGTCCGCCGCACCGCCAGGGGCCCGTCGTCCGCCGAGAGGCGACGGCGGGCCCTCTGCGTCCCCCGGGAGGAGCCGGATGCGCCGCCTCGCGTCAGCGCTCGTGATCGCCGCCCTGGCGGCGCTCCTCGCCGGCTGCGCTCCCGGGCCCGCGACGCGGCTCCCCGAGGGCGTGAGCGTCAGCATCCGGCAGAACCGCGACGACTACGGTCCGAGGCGCCTCGAGGTGCTCGTCGAGAACGGCACCGGCGCTCCGCTCGACGTCTGGGAGGCGCGGTTCGACTCCACCGCCTTCACCGAGGCGGTCGTCACCGAGGAGCCGACGACGGTCCGCGCCGGGACGACCACCGCGATGCGCCTCCTGCTCGCCTCCCCCGACTGCTCCACCGAGTCGCCGGAGTCGTCCGTGCGGCTCGCCTACACGCAGGGCGCCGTGTCGGGCACGGCGACGCTCTCCCCCGACGATCCGTTCGGCAGCATCGACCGCATCCACGACGAGGACTGCCTCGCCGAGCGCGTGGCCGGCATCGTCGCGATCCTCCCGGGCGAGGAGGTCGTCGTCGCCCAGGAGGACGGCCGGGCGGTCGCCCATCTCGCCCTCACCCTCACCCCGGCAGGAGGGCCCGGCACCGTGTCGATCGGAGGCGTCGCGCGCACGATCCTGCTGCGCCCCGCCTCCGGTGCCGACTCCTGGCCGGCCGGCGCGCGCCTCGACGCCGGCTCCGCACCGGTCGTGCTCGACCTCGCGATCGTCCCGAGCAACTGCAGCACGCACACGGTCTCGGAGGACAAGCGCGGCACCTTCCTGCCGGTCTCGGTCGCGATCGACGGCGGCGCCTCCGGGGTCGTCCCGATCGGCGTGAGCGACGCCGTGCGGGGCGCGCTGTACGACTACATCGCCACCGACTACTGCCGCTGGTGACGCACGTCGGACGAGAGGAACTCTCCGATCCAGCACCCCCCGTCCAAGGGACGGTTCGAGGGGGGCTGTGAAGTAATTTTGGTGACAGAGACGTCGCTCCCGACAGGACGCGCGGTCCCTCTCCTCCTGATCGGAGGCGGGTTCCGCCCCCGGCGGGGAGGCGGATCCGTCAGACGGCCGGCGCTGGAGCGCCCCGTGCCGACCGCCTTCGAAGGAGCCGCCATGAAGAGCTACACCCCTGCACCCGTCGACCTCGGCGCCACCTTCGGAACCGGTGCGATCGGCGACTACGACCGCTGGACGGTCGTCGGGGTGTACGCGCAGGTCGTCATCGCTGAGACCACCGGCGGCAAGCGCCGCAACTACAGCCGCTCGTTCGTCACCTACCGCCTCGCCCAGGAGGCGGAGCTGCTGCGCGCCTCCTAGGCGGCATCGATCGCGCGGCGCCGCGTCAGGCCGACCCGCGCTCGATCAGCTCGGTGGGCAGGATGATCGCCGCCGGCTTCTCCCCCGCGATGCTCTGCAGCAGGAGCCTCACCATCTCGGAGCTGATCCGCCCGAACGGCTGCCGCATCGTCGTGAGCGCGGGCTCCGTCGAGAGCGCGACGCTCGAGTCGTCGAAGCCGCCGACCGACACGTCCTCCGGCACCCGCCGACCCGCCCGCTGCAGGGCGTCGATCGCGCCGGCCGCCATCCGGTCGTTGGCCGCGAACACCGCGTCGAGATCGGGGCGCGCCTCGATCAGCTCGGTCATCGCCCGGTCGCCGCTCAGCCGGCTGTAGTCGCCGTAGCGGACGAGGGTCTCGTCGTAGTCCTCGCCCAGCTCGCGCCGGTAGCCGGCGAGGCGGGTGAGGCCTCCGGGGGTGTCCCGGGGACCCGCGATCGTCGCGACCCGACGGCGGCCCTTCGAGCGGAGGAACGCGACCATCTCGCGCGCACCCTCCTCGTCGTCGGCGGCCACGTAGCCCATCCGCTTCTCGTAGCCGAGCGGGATGCCGCAGGCGATGGCGGGCACGGCGAGGTCCTGGATCTCGCGCAGGAGTCCCTGCCCGCCGTGCGCCGAGACCAGGAGCACGCCGTCGACGTGCCCGGCGCCGAGGTAGGCGAGCGCGCGCTTCTGCTCGGCGGTGCTGCCCGCCATGATCAGCACGAGCGACACCGCGCGCTCGGCGAGGGCCGCGGCGGCTCCCGTCAGCAGCGTCGAGAAGTTCGGGTCCTCGAACAGCAGCTGGTGCTCCTCGGTGAGCAGGAACGCCACCGAGTCGGTCCGGTTGGTCGCGAGGCTGCGCGCGTGCGGATTGACGCGGTAGCCGGTCTTCTTGATCGCCGCCTCGACCGCGAGCTTCGCGTCGGGGCTGACCCACTTGCCTCCGTTGAGGACGCGGGACACCGTGCCGCGCGAGACGCCCGCCTCGAGGGCGACGTGCTCGATCGTCGGACGCTGGCGGCCGGAGGCGGTGGTCACCCGGTCAGCTTAGGGTGCGGCGACGCTGCAGCCGACGTCACGCCTTCACCGCGCCCGCGGCGAGGTCGACCTTCCAGAACCGCTGCAGGACCAGGAAGATCGCGATCAGCGGGATGACCGACAGCAGCGCCCCGGTGATCACCAGCGTGTAGAGCGACGGCGCGGAGGCGCCCTGGTTGAGCAGGCCGTTCAGCCCGACGGTGAGCGGGAACAGCTCGTCGTTGCCGAGCATGATGTACGGCAGCATGAAGTTGTTCCAGATCGCGACGAACTGGAAGAGGAAGATCGTGACCAGACCCGGCAGCAGCATCGGCGTCGCGATCCTGGAGAAGATGTACATCTCGCCGGCGCCCTCGGTGCGGGCCGCCTCGATCACGTCAGTGGGGACGGCCGCGGCGGCGTAGATCCGCGCCAGGTAGATGCCGTAGGGGCTGATGATCTGCGGCAGCAGCACACCCCAGAAGGTGTTCGTGAGCCCGACGTTCGCGAGCAGGAAGTACTGCGGGATGGCCAGGATGACGCCCGGCACGAGCACGCCCATCAGCAGGACGTTGAACACGGCCTTCTTGCCCGGGAACTCGAACTTCGCGAGCACGTAGCCCGACAGCGCCGAGATCCAGGTGGAGGCGATCGCGCCGATCCCCGCGTAGAGCGCGGTGTTCAGCATCCAGCGCCAGAAGAGGCCGTCGCGGTACGAGGTGAGCGCGACGATGTTGTCGATCAGGTGCGAGCTCGGCGCGAGGGTGAACGTCGAGAAGAGCTCGCCGCCGTCCTTCGTCGAGGCCATCAGCACCCAGAACACGGGGAACAGGCAGTAGATCGCGCCGACGAGGAGGATCCCGGTCGAGATCGCGCTCGGCCGCTCGCGGCGGGCGAGGGGTGAGCGGGGGGTGGTGGCTGCGGCGCCGGGGCGCGTGGCGAGAGCGGTCATGGGTCAGTCCTCCTGTCCGAAGGCTCGCTTCTGCACGACCCGGAGGAAGAGGAAGGAGATGATGAAGGTGGCCAGGGCGATCACGACGGAGGTCGCCGCGGCGGAGTAGATGTCGTCACGGGTGAAGGCGTCGCGGTAGACGAGCATGAGCGGCGACCAGCTGGTCGAGAGGCTGTTGGTGAGGGGCCGCAGCGTCGTCGGCTCGGCGAAGACCTGCAGGGTCGCGACCATCGAGAACAGCGCCGTCATCACGAGCGCGGGCGCGAGGATCGGGATCTTGATGCGCAGTGCGATCTGGACCTCGCTCGCCCCGTCGATCCGGGCCGCCTCGTAGATGTCGCTCGAGACCGCCTTCAGCGACGTGTAGATGACGATCATGTTGAAGCCGACGCCACCCCACAGCGCGATGTTGGCGATGCCGAAGATCACGGCTCCGGAGGAGAGCAGGCTCGGCGCATCCCAGCCGAGGCGCTCGAAGACGTAGTAGAAGGGGCTGACGGCCGGGAGGTAGAGGAAGCCCCAGAGCAGCGAGCTGATGACGGCGGGCACCGCGTAGGGCAGGAAGATCGAGATCCGCGAGAAGCCGACGGCGCGGGTGCGCTTCGAGTCGAGCAGCAGCGCGAACAGCAGGGCGAGGCCCAGCATGCACGGGATGAGGATGAGGCCGTACAGCAGCACGCGGCCCACGCTCGCCGCGAACTCGGGGTCGGACAGCGCCGAGACGTAGTTCTCGACACCGGCGAACACCTGCTTCTGCGCACCCGAGCCGAGCCCGAGTCCGGTGACCTGCTTCTTCTGGAAGCTGAGGAACAGCGTGTAGAAGATGGGCGCCGCCATGAAGGCGACGAAGAGCAGGATGCCGGGCGCGAGCATCGCGTACGGCACCCCGACGCGCGAGCGCCAGCCCGCGCGGCCCCGGGAGGCGGGTCGGCCCCGGCGCCTCGGCGGCGCGGCGCCGTCGGCGGGTCGGCTGATCGTGGGAGCGGTCATCGCTGGTCCTCGTCCTGCTTGCTGTGTGGTTCGGTGCCGGCGGGCGTCGCCGCGCGGGGTGGGGCGGGGCGGAGGCGGGAGTGGCGACTCCCGCCTCCGTCACCGCTACTTCACGGAGAAGCCGCTGGAGACCAGGTCGTCCTCGGTGATCGACTGCATCGACGCGACGGCGTCGACGAAGGCCTGCTTCGTCTTCGCG
The genomic region above belongs to Rathayibacter sp. VKM Ac-2759 and contains:
- a CDS encoding LacI family DNA-binding transcriptional regulator codes for the protein MTTASGRQRPTIEHVALEAGVSRGTVSRVLNGGKWVSPDAKLAVEAAIKKTGYRVNPHARSLATNRTDSVAFLLTEEHQLLFEDPNFSTLLTGAAAALAERAVSLVLIMAGSTAEQKRALAYLGAGHVDGVLLVSAHGGQGLLREIQDLAVPAIACGIPLGYEKRMGYVAADDEEGAREMVAFLRSKGRRRVATIAGPRDTPGGLTRLAGYRRELGEDYDETLVRYGDYSRLSGDRAMTELIEARPDLDAVFAANDRMAAGAIDALQRAGRRVPEDVSVGGFDDSSVALSTEPALTTMRQPFGRISSEMVRLLLQSIAGEKPAAIILPTELIERGSA
- a CDS encoding branched-chain amino acid ABC transporter permease, with product MNLNFIWLAIGQIVDPTVAAYALATIGLVIHFGFTGLLNFGQAGFMAVGGYAFAITSVKFEWPVWGSLLATIVAATVFALILGIPTLRLRADYLSIVTIAAAEIIRLSVKTPEFSAVTGGSEGINGAARAFNDLNPLPEGRWGIGVLTYSQDQWWVRIVGWTLVLLACLLVFLLMRSPWGRVIKGIREDEDAVRSLGKNVFSYKIQALILGGVLGGLAGALFILPRSLQPDNYGTQLTFFLYTIMLLGGAATVFGPVVGSIIFWVVLGLTDGLLTLGIDTGVLNNDLIRLTTVQTGPIRFIVVGVALMLLVIFRPQGIFGKKKDLHFA
- a CDS encoding TrkA C-terminal domain-containing protein; this translates as MVEVRRVKLPGVGVLHTFLTADGGKVGVIAHRSGHSDLITFAEGDQDGAKVSLRLNDDEAHTLAELLGGTQITESLTALDQIPGLSIDWFTVDYDDHIAGQQLGKPADRGIVGLTVVAVVRGDAANPAPAPDFRVFPGDTLVVAGSPEKVAKAFSFFRSGVFAKAPETPPGV
- a CDS encoding ABC transporter ATP-binding protein, producing MSVDTQNTLETHDLHAGYVPGVNILNGSNVYVKKGELVGIIGPNGAGKSTLLKAMFGLVNIRQGTVILNGEDITGQKADKLVSKGVGFVPQNNNVFPSLTIEENLEMGVYQKPKTYRERLEFVTELFPELSKRLKQRSGSLSGGERQMVAMSRALMMDPSMLLLDEPSAGLSPMRQDETFVNVQRINRAGVSIMIVEQNARRALQICDRGYVLDQGRDAYEGKGRELMNDPKVIELYLGTLATTNEVTTSTPTVGG
- a CDS encoding GuaB3 family IMP dehydrogenase-related protein gives rise to the protein MTEIEIGRSKRARRAYAFDDIAVVPSRRTRDPEVVSVKWAIDAYQFETPILAAPMDSVVSPATAITLGRLGALGVLDLEGLWTRYEDPEPLLAEIRELPAERATQRMQEIYSEPIKPELVTARLNEIRAAGVTVAGALSPQRTAELYQTVVDAGVDVFVIRGTTVSAEHVSRDKEPLNLKKFIYELDVPVIVGGASTYTAALHLMRTGAAGVLVGFGGGAASTTRATLGIQAPMATAVADVAGARRDYLDESGGRYVHVIADGGLGTSGDIVKAVAVGADAVMLGSALARATDAPGGGWHWGQEAHHQQLPRGRRVQVGTVGTLEQVLYGPATDSNGTANLIGALRRSMATTGYSDLKEFQRVEVVVAPYQPS
- a CDS encoding branched-chain amino acid ABC transporter permease, producing the protein MDRRPPRFRVVRDRLLALGLLAATLTGLAAAAPAALAETTADQSIIAWVRVQGTNENLAGVTVEIAGDASATVTTGDDGRATFPLDAAGTYTVTVDEQTLPADKGYPAAGQNPKEVKIVASQNQIVNFIVSTANPIGSGATAPVPTDSASPTTPATEGTTGNGATNPDGTSNAITPPVSADTFWIIFWPKVVTGLIFGLLIALAAIGASLIYGVTGLNNFAHGELVTFGALMAYLFSGVFGLPALLAIPLAVILGGAFGFAQDGLLWKPLRKKGIQLIPLMIVTIGLSLALRYTFVFFFGADRLSLPNSTAPFFTVPELGISLKFTDLVGAVVGVICIVGVALVLTKTKIGKAMRAVSDNRALASASGINVERVIRVVWVLSGALAALAGVYIGYYQSLRWDTGASILLLIFAAITLGGLGSAYGALVGSLIIGLMMNISTIWIPENLKYVAPLVLMIIILLVRPQGILGRKERIG
- a CDS encoding ABC transporter ATP-binding protein; translation: MPKTPVSDITEDEIVPGVKKKDPIVVADSVSRRFGGLTAVDVAHVEIPRGSITALIGPNGAGKTTFFNLLTGFDKPNTGRWNFKGKNLANVPAYKVSRMGMVRTFQLTKALGGMTVLENMLLGAKGQKGENIFTSLIRPLWSKEEESIEERAIRLLEKFKLDTKKDDYASSLSGGQKKLLEMARALMSDPELVMLDEPMAGVNPALTQSLLGHIVNLKDEGMTVLFVEHDMHMVNTIADWVIVMAEGKVVAEGPPSTVMNDQAVIDAYLGAHHDTDLGTVEGQLEIAEEMESDLVREDVEKQAQEAGIVPPATAPASPAVDFGKDEK
- the guaB gene encoding IMP dehydrogenase; translation: MDQPDPFGFLGLTYDDVMLLPGHTDVIPSEADTTSRLTKRITVATPLLSAAMDTVTEARMAIAMARQGGIGILHRNLSIADQADQVDRVKRSESGMVSNPVTTTPDATVAQVDELCGQYRISGLPVVDSTGVLVGIITNRDMRFVSPFEKASTLVRDVMTSSGLITGRVGIPDSEVIALFAQHKIEKLPLVDEQGKLAGLITVKDFDKSEQYPNATKDASGRLRVGAAIGFFGDAWQRATALLEAGVDVIVVDTANGDSAGVLDIIRRLKADPAFAGVDVIGGNVATRSGAQALVDAGADAIKVGVGPGSICTTRVVAGVGVPQVTAVYEASLAAREAGVPVIADGGLQYSGDIAKALVAGADTVMLGSLLAGCEESPGDLVFQNGKQFKNYRGMGSLGALQTRGERTSYSKDRYFQSDVPTDDKLIAEGIEGQVPYRGPLANVAYQLAGGLRQSMFYVGARTISELKERGKFVRITAAGLKESHPHDVQMVVEAPNYRR